The Palleronia sp. THAF1 genome window below encodes:
- a CDS encoding sensor histidine kinase translates to MLNTLSGRFLILTAAFVMLAEVLIFVPSVARFRVDYLLSRLERAQIASLALLADDMISPELEAELLQNAEVYNVVLVRDQTRILALSSAVPDAISATYDLRDATPTTLIADAMGTLLDSENQVIRVRGAPVREGGELIEVTMPQAPLRMAMIDYGVRILVLSAVISIFTAVLLFLAARMFIVRPIRGVVDAMQSYASAPEDGRRIIMPTAGVKELRAAEDALQSLQTQLTGALRQKERLAQLGSAVAKISHDLRNVLTTAQLFADRIESSTDPAVARMAPKLLNSISRAISICEGALTFGKAEEPPPQLSHVMLADLVSDVLEGERLAAGEADISFSEDVPAGMTLRADSEQLYRVLGNLVRNARQAMESKGLSGEIGVAADETDDEWTIRVTDTGPGLPPRVQEHLFQPFQSASKKGTGLGLTIARDLVRGHGGDLWLANTGADGTTFQLCFPKTVMSLD, encoded by the coding sequence ATGCTGAATACCCTTTCAGGACGCTTCCTGATCCTGACGGCGGCATTCGTCATGCTGGCCGAGGTGCTGATCTTCGTGCCCTCGGTCGCCCGCTTTCGCGTCGACTACCTTTTGTCACGGCTGGAGCGCGCGCAGATTGCGAGCCTTGCCCTGCTGGCCGACGACATGATCTCGCCGGAGCTGGAGGCGGAACTGCTGCAAAACGCAGAGGTCTACAACGTCGTGCTGGTTCGCGATCAGACCCGCATCCTTGCGCTGTCCTCCGCCGTGCCAGATGCCATATCTGCAACTTACGACTTGCGCGACGCGACCCCGACGACTCTGATCGCGGATGCCATGGGCACGCTGCTGGATTCGGAAAACCAAGTGATCCGCGTGCGCGGCGCACCCGTCCGCGAAGGCGGAGAATTGATCGAGGTGACGATGCCGCAGGCCCCCCTGCGGATGGCGATGATCGACTACGGCGTGCGGATTCTAGTGCTCTCCGCCGTGATCTCTATTTTCACCGCGGTGTTGCTGTTCCTCGCCGCGCGCATGTTCATCGTCCGCCCGATCCGGGGTGTGGTCGACGCGATGCAGTCCTACGCCAGCGCGCCAGAGGATGGCCGCCGGATCATCATGCCGACCGCCGGGGTGAAGGAGTTGCGCGCCGCCGAAGACGCGTTGCAGTCCTTGCAAACCCAGCTGACCGGCGCGCTACGGCAAAAGGAACGGCTGGCCCAGCTTGGCAGCGCCGTCGCCAAGATCAGCCACGACCTGCGCAACGTGCTGACCACCGCGCAGCTTTTTGCGGACCGGATCGAAAGCTCCACCGATCCGGCGGTCGCGCGCATGGCGCCGAAGCTGCTGAACTCGATCAGCCGGGCGATTTCCATCTGCGAAGGCGCGTTGACCTTCGGCAAGGCAGAAGAGCCTCCACCCCAGTTGAGCCATGTCATGCTGGCCGATCTGGTGTCCGACGTGCTGGAAGGCGAACGGTTGGCAGCGGGAGAGGCCGACATCTCGTTCTCGGAAGACGTGCCAGCGGGGATGACCCTGCGCGCTGACTCCGAACAGCTGTATCGCGTCCTTGGCAACCTTGTGCGCAACGCACGGCAGGCGATGGAAAGCAAAGGTCTTTCGGGCGAGATCGGTGTTGCCGCCGACGAGACCGACGACGAATGGACCATCCGCGTGACCGACACCGGCCCAGGCCTTCCTCCGCGCGTGCAAGAGCATCTGTTTCAGCCGTTCCAGTCGGCATCGAAGAAGGGCACCGGGCTTGGACTGACCATCGCGCGCGACCTTGTGCGCGGCCATGGTGGCGACCTGTGGTTGGCGAATACCGGCGCGGATGGCACCACCTTCCAGCTGTGCTTCCCGAAAACCGTCATGTCGCTGGACTAA
- the uraH gene encoding hydroxyisourate hydrolase, producing the protein MPGYLTTHVLDTAQGCPAAGIDITLFRLDGDARTKIATARTNADGRTDTPILPQDDFATGRYELVFHCGDYLRAQGQSDDPLFLDDVPIRFGMAEGAHCHVPLLLSPFGYSTYRGS; encoded by the coding sequence ATGCCCGGATACCTGACCACCCACGTCCTCGATACCGCACAGGGCTGCCCCGCCGCCGGGATCGACATCACGCTGTTCCGCTTGGACGGTGACGCGCGCACGAAGATCGCCACAGCGCGCACGAACGCGGACGGACGCACCGACACGCCGATCCTGCCGCAAGACGATTTTGCTACTGGGCGCTACGAGTTGGTGTTCCACTGCGGCGACTACCTGCGCGCGCAGGGCCAGTCCGACGATCCGTTGTTCCTGGATGACGTGCCGATCCGGTTCGGCATGGCAGAAGGCGCGCATTGCCACGTGCCGTTGCTGCTCTCGCCCTTCGGATATTCGACATACCGAGGCTCGTGA